In the genome of Pempheris klunzingeri isolate RE-2024b chromosome 20, fPemKlu1.hap1, whole genome shotgun sequence, the window AAACCACAGAGGATAGAGTGAGCATaaggaggacaaaaagaaaaaggaaagaccaaaaagaaagaaaaaggaaaaaagaaaaagagggttTCTTCTGTGCTCCATTTCAACAACAGGCTTGGTgactcatccctctctctgcctctcagggGCATGTGGCATGCCATCACTTTATAtagcagtctctctctctctctctggtcccATGTCTGTGATTAAAGGGGACAAgtggaaaacaggaggagagtaGGGAGTTCGCTCCCCAGAGTTTTACGCTGTGTGTGACCTTCACACTCTTTCCCATGGCACTCACATGAGAAATGTACgcaaaaatacacacacccTTGACCTGTTAGAGCAATGGGTGCCTACACACCAATCATCCAAAGGACTCAGTCTGGCAGAGTGGGCACAGATGGGACTAATATTGGCGTTATTTATGAAGGACTCATTATGTAACATTTAAGAGAAGGAAGTTTTACAACCTTTCCCCTTGAAATGAAAAGTTGTTTTAATAGGCAACAAAACATGGTTCAATACAACCAGGGGGTTGCTGCTATCTGGTATGACCAGTCATTGGTGGTGGCTAATGTTGGCAGACTTTAAGTGTTTATTACGCTTCCTTTAGTCTACATTTTCTCTGTGCCAAGTACTGTCCCATGtagatgatttttattttatttgtccaggttttAAGATTGAAGGAGATGGTTAGCACTCTTGCTTCTCAGCAAGAAGGCTTCAGGTTCGAATCTGCTGGGGGCTGGTCTacagtctgcatgttctccccgtgcttgcgtgggttctctcttGGTACTAcaacttcctcccacagtccaaagactctaaattgcccgtaggtgtgggTGTGACggtgtgtctgtctctatgtgtggccctgcgattgactgGAGACCAGCAGTACAGAGGATCCTTTGTCCCCAGAGCCATTAGACTGTACAACACCTCAGTTGAAGGCAGTGGCTCATgacccacccaccccaccctctctttctttctctctttctctctgtctccaggtgtTGACCCCTGGACAATGTCGAAAGTGCCTTTGTAATGATACTGTAGGATTGCGCCGATCAAACCCTTTCCTCGAATGCTGACTGGGTGAAGTCCTTGACCATCTCCTTGGTCTTGGAGGTTTTCAGATGCCAGATTCTTCTCACTCCAGTCACTAAAGGCTCTCTCACTGTATTACCCTGTCTGACCACACGCCACAATTGCCGTGTCGACAGAATATTTCTGAACATGGCAGGACTCAGGGTTAGCCCCTGTGCTGCTCACCACCATCCCAGAGACATATTTCCCCAGCCTGACGAACTGTAGTCATCCTGTCAGGTAATCCATGatccaggaagtgaaggagggatCCACCTCCACCTTTTTAGCTTGTCTCTAAGTGTGTCACATAACCACCTGGCTCATCCAAGTGAGAGCCAGCCTGGTGGAACATGTAGAGGAGAGCATCTTCCACTCCCATATTTTCATGGTACCCGAACCATGGGGGTTGAGTACGTTTTCACGTGGTGGTCTCAGGAGGCGCAGAAGCAGCCGCTCCAGTGTCTtcatgatgtgtgatgtgaagGCCAGTGGTCTGTGGTAGTTTAGCTCGGCCAGGCGCCCTACTTTGGGTACTGCAATGAAACATGAGAAGGACAGGGAGGGGCAAGGAAAACCGGTTTAACTCATTGGATCTTGGCTTGCTTTAGACTCCTCTTTAGCTCTTGACAAAATCTGTGAAAGAAGTTGAAGGATTCATACAACCAATAATTTCCTTAAGCAGACAAAAGTCCATAGGCTGAAACTGGTCAAAAACATCAGAGCAGTGAAAGTGATAAATAGAACCCACAAGACTTGGGCCTTTCTCAATCTGAGTTCTTGTCCGTACTCGTGTTCTTGTGTTCATGTGAAACGTCATCATTCGCAGCCCAAGTACTGTTCCAATCAAAAGTCCACATCAAGCCATGTGCAGTCCAAAAACCCAGACACCCATTTTATCAAGGATGCATCAGGTGGTGACTTGTGTGGACTTCTGATAGTCacgtatcccagaatgcttttcgtACCAACCAGCGGAAATGGCGGACAAAGGATATCTAAAGTTTAAATTTTGGAAACACTACAATTGTTATGTTATGGGATGtaattttaagacttttatgcGAGTATATAGtttttaaacttcaaatctaTGGTGCATTTGTCAACATAGACCCtacttgaatatttttaacatttcttttaatgttatgatggtttttaaaatggaaacaaaagaggCAGAGTTGTGTTTAATATTGTATTTCGTTTAATTGTAAATTTATATTCTAATGACGATAACCGAAGTAGACACGTATTAAGAGCTGAGATGTCATCAAGTCTGCTGCCATTCCAAATGCAGCGTGGCTCCCAAGTCAAACTTGCCGAGTCCGAACTACGAAGTCTGAACTTGGCATACTTGGTATTGAGAAAGGCCTAAGGTTTCATGCAACCACATCTCAAATTTTAGTCTGGAATGCATGATTTTAAATGGGGTGGCTGTACCCAGGATTTTTTTGAAAGTGGAATAAATTAATGAGGTTAGCTCCTCAGTACTGAAGAGCAGTGGACAGGTTAAGTATACGGCAACAACTGGAGCATACGGTTTAGCAATATGACAGGGGAGCGATATctcaaataaaacaagtttATGATCAGAGAAAGCTGTACAGGTAGACCAACAAGATCTGGTGTGTGTCCATGCTCCTGTGTAAGACCTGTAACAGGTCACATATAAAATGAGACTttcaggaaacacaaacaggatAACAGATTAAGAGTGATATGGAAGTGATCATGTGCAATAAGGTTTAGATAATGATAAAGACAAAAATTGCATTTGCTCtataaaataagacaaaatacAGACTCTATTTGAATAATCATTTCACAGGACCATGCCAATGCGGTAGCTCTTCAAGCATGTTTACTTCCTCATGTGCACTCCATTATGTTATTGACTGTGTTTGAATGCATGCTTCCATGTTcaattattctgaaatattttcacttcTGTTCCAGGCTGCTATTACTTTAcattcatttctgtttgtgaaatgaaatgatgaaataacaCGGTACACTTGAGTGTTCCATTAGTGAATGTAAAGTCTACGTTCATTTTTGACAGGCCCCCCAAGAATAATGTGACTTAATGGATTATACAAATGGAGCAAGTTTCATTTGGTATAGAAATGAATTGAATCCAATCCAGCATGACTTGCTTtgtaaattattatattattatttcttattagtACTTGACCTTAAACATGCAAATACTCTCGTATATCTGACTTTAACATCCCTTGatgataatgtgaaaaaaaaaatccctgtggcaaacagcaacacaaaggctttgttttactttactgttaTCTGTCAATATATGAGAAACAACTGTGGTCTTTAGACctgcacagcagcagagtggaaCAATAGGACAAAGGTCACAATGCACACTGTTgctctgcttttgcttttgtttccacATTTATCTGCATGGTCAAAGCTGCAGTCGGTAGCACTGAGAAGACAATTTGAAAAGGGTACAACTTTCAGGTCcgtcctccttccctctccagCATTCTGAAGTTCTGCATCCAAAGCCTTTCCTCGCAAAGGAGGAGgctgtcacacatgcacaggctaGTAACCATGGCTACTGAGGAGACCATGGCTGTGTCACGCACTATATAGTGAGTATAATTATAGTGCTTTCTAAATGTATAGTGAGAATTATTAGACCCTAGATAGTGTCCAAGAgaagcagcacacaaacacctctacACTGAACTCCGTAGATAGTGAATAGGGAGTAGTGAATGAATGATTTCAGAGACAACTGCTATCTCATGTTCCATTTAAGTGCCATACACTGAATTTGATCACAACTATAATAAAACTCAAGAGTTTTTTACTAGTTTGGATATAACTTTACTCTATAATGTGCTCACAATTGAAATATTTAGATGATCAACCTCTACTCAAATTTCCTGAAGGCATAAATAGAGATAAAGAGCAAAGAGTCCCATATTGTGATAAAACAAATCACAAGACAATACTCCCATTGCTCTAGGACACAATTACTCACGCTGTTTCTTACACACAGacgtgcgcacacacatgcacgcatacacacacacacacacactgttcagtgtgttttgcAACTAGCATGccttattttgtaatttaagtgCAAACCAGATATGGAAATTATCTCCTTGTGTATGTTTTGCAAAGATGTTGTGTCACtgccacataaacacacacacacacacgcgcacacacacacacacacacacacacacctaaatgCGCTATTACTCACAGAACCATTACATACCTCATTCATCTATTTTCCATGGCTCTGAGCATACCTTCCTGTCATGAGGCACAGCAGCCTCATGGAAGAACAATGTCCCATTAAATTAGGAGGGTCAGGAAGTCAACACACCAAGGTGAATAGCTGAACTTCCCCACACTCTCTTTCCATGCActttggacacaaacacagacacacagacatacacacacgcagcacAAAATTCCCTCATGTACTCTGGCTTCTCTTGAATCCCTCTTGTGCAAACACATTAGCTTGTGACCGACTCTCATCTCTAACAGACTGGGTTTCCTCAGGCACACATTGTATACACTGTATGCCCAGGCTGCTCAGTGATAAGGCAACAGTCCAACCACATGCCCATCGTCCTAACATGTGTTCCTTAGAGACCTCTCATTACCAGTAAGATCCACGGAAGACAAAGCTGGATTACCTACAGAGCTAAGCAGTAAGTGATCCATGTCCCCAGACCCTAAGGCCTAGGTTCACTGCTTGTTcgttgttttttgtaatttgattaactgaaaatgtgtttggacACGTAGGTGGTGTGGGTGGTATTCTTTGGACAGAACTAGGCTTGTGCTAAGTTAGGCCATTCCTCTCTAGTCACCCTCACTAAGTAAGCAAATAAGctaattttccaaaatgttgaagaaTTCATTTCCCCTTGGAAAGAACTGATATATGCTCACAGCGAAATGCTGTATTCCATCATTCAACACTAATTGCCACCTTTAATAAAAGCACTTGTGAGAAACCGTGAAGCCATGTCAGAGACTTGGAACACACATCGCTTAAGCAGTTTACAACACCCGTTGCATTGTCCTTGAGATTGAAACAGGCTGTAATGAACTTGAGTGAGAGAGATGTTTTCCAGCACCCTGCCTGTCAACACAGCTGTTCAGGAAAGCCAAGATTCCGCATCCAAGGTTGAGTTTACCCAAGATACTGCAGGACAATACCTTCATAAAAGCACCATCACACTGCAACAGAACACAATAGATAGGAGCCCCACCTACCCACCCACCATTAGCTCTCATACCTCCACTTTCCAGCCAGCACTTTGATGCTATCATCCAGATGGCTTTCCAGACCTCTGAGGCACCATCCCACATATGCTATTACTTGTTCTCATATGACAGCAAAGAAATAACCCCCCCCTACCAAAGGTCTTTTGTTCTGGCTCTGCTGTGTTCCTGTTTTGATCTTAACGCCAGtgtggagaggaaaagacacaTACAATATGCGCAACAACTTTTGGCCCACATGCAGACATTCAGGAGCCCAGCTAGATGAGGATTTGCTGTGATGGAAAGAGGaagaccccccctcccctcaccccaCCTTCCAACCCTTCATTAACAAGCTGGAGCATTGTATTTACAAGGAGAAGGAGGCAtatgagagaaagggaaagaaaggcTCTTTCATCTGGAAGAGTGCAGGAATGCTTCATCAGGGTGGGCCAGGGTCAGGTGGAGTCACACTTACTAGAGTTTTCTGTGTGGTGCTCTATACagacaatgcaaaaaaaaatgtttgctgaAATGTGAGCAAGACATTAtgttagaaaaataaacatccaaAACCAAACTAGCAGGCTCTGAAGGACCCATGGTTCATTACACCCTAATCATTTTCAGAGCTTTGCATACAGTGGGGCTTCTTTTTCCAGAGGAGGGTGCTAGAGGCAAGGTCATGGGGCCATTAAAATTATCCTGTGAGCAAATTACTATCTTGGATCTTGATGGGAACAGgaacattttacaaaatttCTACTCTGCCAATTAAATATTGAGTACAAGAATAGACTGTATACATATATAAGTTAGTGGACATAGCCATTGTTACGCCATCCATTGGTTTGCGGACTGCCACTTTGaggccttgagtttggctttcTGGgcatcaccatcttggttttatgGTGTACAGAACCACCCCCTACTAGTTGTTTGAAAGAATACAGGTTTAGGGCATGTCCACATGACATATCTGTCCATCCACCGTTATTTTAAGTCAACACTGAAGTTAAGTTTTTCATAGGTGTATCTAGGCAGCAAGCTactaatcagaatcagaatcactttaataatccccagggggaaattgctttttgttacgcacagctccaaaagaataagaataaatttcaaacccaaaagtaataataataatatgttatTCAACTTAACATATATCATAGTACTAGAGAGTGGTAAGAGGTGAGAGTTTTTCTCCTTGAATACAAGATGAGGGAGACTCAGAGCACGTGTCAGcctgtagagaaaaaaaacacaattagacCACAAAACTTCAACTCAACCTGATCCTAATGTGAACATTCTGGagctctctcctcccctcagcatccagtctgtttgtgtttgtatgtgtgtatgtgtactaCGAATATCTACCCACCACCACCATTTCCAGGCTTACATttctctgacatgtttttctctgtcacgTCTCCCTCTGGTATGATATACACGAGTTAAACCTGGAGTCTTTTTACAGATTCCGCTTGGTCTTGGCCTCTGCCAAATGCCATTAGCCAATATCTCTGTTTAGGCGGGTCTCTAATGCTTCTATTGTGTTGCAAACCCAGTGGCTCACCTCAGTTagcctgtgtgtacctgtgcacATAGAAAGAAAAATTTCATTAGTGAAAACATTCCTTTCCTTTTAATAATACCTCTATCCCAATGCTCATACCTTTTCCTAACCTTCAGCTAACCAAACCCTAATTCTTACCCAAAGCTTATTTTAACCGAAGCAATAATCAGTCTTTTCATATGGATGAAATGACTACATTTGACATGAATAATGAGAACCACTCAACGTCTCTGGAAAACCCTCTGTACACCACCCACCAGCACTAAACAGCAGACAAGACACAATGAGagttatttagcattttttatATCTAAGTATTTTGACCCTAACAATATAACAGTGCTAGCAAACACAAGTAATACAAGTGCAAGTATCTGTATTGTAGTCTAGAATAGGCATCTTTCTAGGAGGTCTCTTGATACATTAACAACAAATCAACCAAACTTTTAAAGTCATCAAATATGTGAATCTTACATGTTATTCAACTtaacatacagtggggcaaaaaagtatttagtcagccaccaattgtgcaagttctcccacttaaaaagatgagagaggcctgtaattttcatcataggtatactatgagagacaaaatgagaaaaaaaaaaatccagaaaatcacattgtctgatttttaaagaatttatttgcaaattatggtggaaaataagtatttggccAATAACAAAAGctcatctcaatactttgttatataccctttgttggcaatgacagaggtcaaacgttttctgtaagtcttcacaaggttttcacacactgttgctggtattttggcccattcctccatgcagatctcctctagagtagtgatgttttggggctgtcgctgggcaacacggactttcaactccctccaaagattttctatggggttgagatctggagactggctaggccactccaggaccttgaaatgcttcttacgaagccactccttcattgcccgggcggtgtgtttgggatcattgtcatgctgaaagacccagccacgtttcatcttcaatgcccttgctgatggaaggaggttttcactcaaaatctcacgatacatggccccattcattctttcctttacacggatcagtcgtcctggtccctttacagaaaaacagccccaaagcatgatgtttccacccccatgcttcacagtaggtatggtgttctttggatgcaactcagcattctttctcctccaaacacgacaagttgagtttttaccaaaaaagttctattttggtttcatctgaccatatgacattctcccaatcctcttctggatcatccaaatgctctctagcaaacttcagacaggcctggacatgtactgacttaagcagggggacacgtctggcactgcaggatttgagtccctgatggcgtagtgtgttactgatggtagcctttgttactttggtcccagctctctgcaggtcattcactaggtccccccgtgtggttctgggatttttgctcaccgttcttgtgatcattttgaccccacagggGGGAGATCTTGCGTgcagccccagatggagggagattgtcagtggtcttgtatatcttccattttctaataattgctcccacagttgatttcttcacaccaagctgcttacctattgcagattcagtcttcccagtctggtgcaggtctacacttttgtttctggtgtcctttgacagctctttggtcttggccatagtggagtttgtagtgtgactgtttgaggttgtggacaggtgtcttttatactgataacgagttcaaacaggtgtcATTAATACAGGtagaggagcctcttaaagaagaagttccaggtctgtgagagccagaaatcttgcttgtttgtaggtgaccaaatacttattttaccaaggaatttaccaattaattcattaaaaatcctacaatgtgatttcctggattctgttcccccattctgtctctcatagttgaagtgtacctatgatgaaaattacaggcctctctcatctttttaagtgggagaacttgcacaattggtggctgactaaatacttttttgcccaaCTGTATATCATAGTACGAGTTAGCTGTTGGAGTTGCTATAGCTTCGTTCACGAGAAAGATTTCTCTGTGGCTTCACAGTTATTTCAGCATTTGACACTATTTTTTGTTGAAATTTTCTCTGCTTACATTTTTATTGGCCATCCTGGACCATAATTTCATGTgtaaaacttaaacttaaacagGTTCTTGTCTTTCTAACAGAACTTAACTTTTACCTGAAACCTCATCCTATCTCACTTTGACATTGCACATTGGCATTGACATGTTCTATGTTCTCTTCTCCACAGGATGAAGTGAAGGTTCCCTCAAAACTCAGCGTCTCTAAGTCCATGAAGGTTTCTGAGTCTGTGTCAGGAAGCAAAAGAGGCAGCCTGCTAGAGCTCAAAGAAGCTGCAGAAGAGCTtggagaggatggagaagaaggagagaaggCAGACAAACCCCATGTAGACCTTTCGTCAGatgaggaggtggtggagattGAAGACACCATTGAGGAAACTCGTGCTGAGCGCATCAAGCGCAGCAGCCTGCAGCGTGTACAAACCTTGAAGACGGTCTTCTCAAAAGAGAAGATGGATAAGACCAAAGCAAAGACCAAAGAGAACCTGGAGAGGACCAGACAAAAAACCAAGGATAACCTGGAGAAGACAAAGCAGAAGACAAGAGAGAACCTGGAAAAGACCAAGCAGCAAACAAAAGAGAATTTAGAGAAGACCAAGCAGAAGACCAGGGAGACTCTGGAGAAGACACGCCACAACATTGAGAAGAAGATGGGAAAGCTTGGAACACGCATGACTGTCAACCCTGAGCGCAAGCAGAAGTTACAGACATCCCGCGACAAGATGAAGAAATCCTTCACACCAGACCATGTAGTTTATGCCCGGTCCAAGACTGCCGTGTATAAGGTTCCCCCCTTCACCTTCCACGTTAAGAAAATTCGTGAGGGCACTGTTGAGGTGGTTCAAGGCACAGAGATGGTGGAGGTGACCCAAGATGATGAGCCTTTCAGTGGGATGGATGGGGAGGTTGAAGAGGGTGCAGTGGAAGTTGAGATGGAGATGATGAATGGAGGAGGGGatgaggaagaggcagaggatgatgaagaggaggacagcCGAGATGCCCTGCAGGAGAAcgaagacagagatagagacagCGACTAGATCAAGAATAAAGAATTTGCCAAGATCCTAAGAAAATCATTTGCACCAACCTTGAAGGTCTTTTgtaaaaactgaataaatggGATGATTGCTAAAGAATGATTACAGTTAATTTCAACTTCAGTCTTATTCTTTATCATTTTGGCTATTATTCCTATCAATTATGATAAATTTGTACTCACTAAAGTATTTGCTGAAATCTGGGAATCTGTTATAAGTTTGACAGGTCAGTCAGACAGGTTGTTAACAACCCAACAATTGATCCAGGTTATTAAGGTTAAACTGAATGAATAcatcaaaaat includes:
- the LOC139219760 gene encoding caveolae-associated protein 1-like, translating into MASMQALESSSAYLEPQTLTEISDDEVNLPPSDDENDALKADKKELSTMGTEGDGAEDKDEGGKLDPQMNGVMVLSLLDKIIGAVDQIQQTQSGLEARQQEMERSVTGIQGELTKLAKSHSTTSNSVSKMMEKVTKVSVNVKTVRATLEKQGSQIKKLENNEAELLKRRNFKVMIYQDEVKVPSKLSVSKSMKVSESVSGSKRGSLLELKEAAEELGEDGEEGEKADKPHVDLSSDEEVVEIEDTIEETRAERIKRSSLQRVQTLKTVFSKEKMDKTKAKTKENLERTRQKTKDNLEKTKQKTRENLEKTKQQTKENLEKTKQKTRETLEKTRHNIEKKMGKLGTRMTVNPERKQKLQTSRDKMKKSFTPDHVVYARSKTAVYKVPPFTFHVKKIREGTVEVVQGTEMVEVTQDDEPFSGMDGEVEEGAVEVEMEMMNGGGDEEEAEDDEEEDSRDALQENEDRDRDSD